A single window of Desulfovibrio sp. G11 DNA harbors:
- a CDS encoding flagellar basal body P-ring protein FlgI: protein MKLTILRHPVLWIFTAALLLSMVLPAQAVRIKDIASFSGVRDNQLIGYGLVVGLAGTGDKKDAVFTLSSMKNMMDRMGIGVDSSALKTKNVASVMVTARMPVSAKPGTRLDVTVSSVGDATSLLGGVLLQTALKGVDGKIYTLAQGSLTVGGFSSQGRAASVSKNISTVGIIPGGGIVERGIPFEFNQQDKLTLHLRTADFSTAQQIAERVNGAMGGPFARAIDDMSITMDIPAQYRNNMVPLMASIENLDVSPDTAAKVVVDEKTGTVVLGRDVRITRTAVAHGNLQITVQEGEQVSQPGPFSQGQTVVTPTTETNVREENRHLVIIEGATLQELVDGLNSIGATPRDLISILRTMQVSGALLAELEVI from the coding sequence ATGAAATTGACGATTTTGCGCCATCCCGTTTTATGGATATTTACGGCGGCCCTGCTGCTGAGCATGGTCTTGCCCGCGCAGGCCGTGCGTATCAAGGATATAGCCTCTTTTTCTGGTGTGCGTGACAACCAGCTTATCGGTTACGGCCTTGTGGTGGGGCTGGCAGGCACGGGAGACAAGAAGGATGCTGTTTTTACCCTGAGTTCCATGAAAAACATGATGGACCGCATGGGTATCGGCGTGGATTCTTCGGCGCTCAAGACCAAAAACGTGGCCTCTGTGATGGTGACGGCCCGCATGCCTGTATCCGCCAAGCCGGGTACGCGCCTTGACGTCACCGTGTCTTCTGTGGGCGACGCCACATCGCTTTTGGGCGGCGTGCTGCTGCAAACGGCCCTCAAGGGCGTGGACGGCAAGATATACACCCTCGCCCAGGGGTCGCTGACCGTGGGCGGGTTTTCCAGTCAGGGCAGGGCGGCCAGCGTCAGCAAGAACATTTCCACCGTGGGCATTATTCCCGGCGGGGGCATTGTGGAGCGGGGCATTCCGTTTGAGTTCAACCAGCAGGACAAACTCACCCTGCATCTGCGCACGGCCGACTTCAGCACGGCCCAGCAGATCGCCGAGCGCGTCAACGGCGCCATGGGCGGTCCCTTTGCCCGCGCCATAGACGACATGTCCATCACTATGGACATCCCGGCGCAGTACCGCAACAACATGGTGCCTCTCATGGCCTCCATCGAAAATCTGGACGTAAGCCCCGACACCGCGGCCAAGGTGGTAGTGGACGAAAAAACCGGCACTGTGGTGCTTGGGCGTGATGTGCGCATTACCCGCACCGCCGTGGCGCACGGTAATTTGCAGATCACCGTGCAGGAGGGCGAGCAGGTATCGCAGCCTGGTCCCTTCTCGCAGGGGCAGACCGTGGTGACGCCCACCACGGAAACCAATGTGCGCGAAGAAAACCGCCATCTCGTCATCATCGAAGGGGCCACCCTGCAGGAACTGGTGGACGGTCTCAACTCCATCGGGGCCACCCCGCGCGACCTCATATCCATTCTGCGCACCATGCAGGTTTCCGGTGCGCTGCTGGCGGAACTGGAGGTGATATAA
- a CDS encoding cobalt-precorrin 5A hydrolase: MHPVFEKDSLACYALSLSALPLARRLKALLASQPWTAPGDGRLEHCRIFTPQRFCPPDAQPFTRLGDFLSTAYRQHGAHIFIGAAGIAVRALAPLLTHKSQDPPVLVLDAAGNYVISLISGHWGGGNHLARHVALLLRGTPVITTASDVSIEEGSLSVTGHGHAEAEAAGGALPAGHALALDLLLREAGLRIVDWGQLPRAQAALLEGESLQVWNPCGAVPAHPALQALPCRDESVVPPLSLLAGKREADAPPLLAAHWRRLSPCEGLMRVAVPRLYVGLGCRKGLSLGAALEAFEELFATHDLEMQAVAALGTVTEKLQEPALQELAFRLGVPLKGFDAARLARCPVPHPSAAAGRRFGLPPFSVCEAAALLAARKDSGCSEARLLLPKTIFQSQLTVAVALALEQEPDKAANGENNKKEEQI; this comes from the coding sequence TTGCATCCTGTTTTTGAAAAAGATTCTCTGGCCTGTTATGCCCTGAGCCTTTCCGCACTGCCCCTTGCCCGGCGGCTCAAGGCTCTGCTTGCAAGCCAGCCCTGGACTGCGCCGGGGGACGGCCGTCTGGAGCATTGCCGTATTTTTACGCCGCAACGCTTTTGCCCGCCCGATGCGCAGCCTTTTACGAGGCTTGGCGACTTTCTTTCCACCGCCTACCGGCAGCACGGCGCGCATATCTTCATCGGGGCTGCCGGTATTGCCGTGCGCGCCCTGGCCCCTCTGCTGACGCACAAAAGTCAGGATCCGCCGGTTCTTGTGCTGGACGCCGCCGGCAACTACGTCATCAGTCTGATTTCCGGTCACTGGGGTGGGGGCAACCATCTGGCCCGCCATGTGGCGCTTCTGTTGCGGGGCACTCCCGTCATCACTACAGCGTCCGATGTTTCTATAGAAGAGGGGAGCCTTTCCGTAACAGGGCACGGGCATGCAGAAGCAGAAGCGGCAGGGGGGGCTTTACCTGCGGGCCACGCCCTGGCTCTGGATCTGCTGTTGCGTGAGGCTGGGCTGCGCATTGTAGACTGGGGCCAGTTACCGCGCGCACAGGCGGCCCTGCTGGAAGGCGAAAGCCTGCAGGTCTGGAATCCCTGCGGGGCTGTGCCCGCGCATCCCGCGCTGCAGGCCTTGCCCTGCCGTGATGAAAGCGTTGTTCCGCCCCTGTCGCTGCTGGCCGGAAAGCGTGAAGCCGACGCTCCGCCCCTTTTGGCCGCGCACTGGCGGCGGCTTTCCCCTTGTGAAGGCCTCATGCGTGTGGCTGTACCGCGTCTGTATGTGGGGCTTGGCTGCCGCAAAGGCCTTTCGCTGGGTGCTGCGCTCGAGGCTTTTGAAGAGCTTTTTGCAACGCACGATCTTGAGATGCAGGCCGTGGCCGCTCTGGGCACGGTGACGGAAAAATTGCAGGAACCCGCCCTGCAGGAACTTGCCTTTCGTCTTGGCGTGCCGCTCAAGGGATTTGACGCTGCCCGTTTGGCCCGTTGTCCGGTGCCGCACCCATCAGCAGCGGCAGGGCGGCGTTTCGGGCTGCCCCCTTTCAGCGTGTGCGAGGCCGCGGCCCTGCTGGCGGCCCGTAAGGATTCGGGCTGCAGCGAGGCCCGCCTGCTGTTGCCCAAAACCATTTTTCAGTCGCAGTTGACCGTAGCTGTGGCCCTGGCCCTCGAGCAGGAGCCGGACAAGGCCGCAAACGGTGAAAACAACAAAAAAGAAGAACAGATATGA
- a CDS encoding DVU0524 family FlgM-associated protein, with amino-acid sequence MPDANSAKLRMMLQGYEQQLLAARRLARFRVRRRLVLGEDPHDPDPAAHRRACVEKVARELYETLIFTGSDNPVVENIRKELGKEVGQEVFFTYPPGQRLHIVGEGPDGMEPLSEDVQRNTRHALWRIIREQVDKSMLEEPPREPDQRG; translated from the coding sequence ATGCCCGACGCCAACTCTGCAAAACTGCGCATGATGCTTCAGGGGTACGAGCAGCAATTGCTGGCTGCCCGGCGTCTTGCGCGTTTTCGTGTGCGCAGGCGCCTTGTGCTGGGTGAAGACCCGCATGACCCGGACCCCGCCGCCCACAGGCGGGCCTGTGTGGAAAAAGTCGCCCGCGAACTGTACGAAACACTTATATTCACCGGCAGCGACAACCCCGTGGTAGAAAATATCCGTAAGGAACTGGGCAAGGAAGTGGGGCAAGAGGTGTTTTTTACCTATCCGCCCGGTCAGAGGCTGCACATTGTGGGCGAGGGGCCGGATGGTATGGAGCCCCTGTCAGAAGACGTGCAGCGCAACACCCGGCATGCCTTGTGGCGCATCATTCGTGAGCAGGTAGACAAGAGCATGCTTGAAGAGCCGCCACGCGAACCGGATCAGCGCGGCTGA
- a CDS encoding cytochrome c3 family protein → MKKTLALTCMLALLLAVSAWAAPAVPDKPVEVKGSQKTVMFPHAPHEKVECVTCHHLVDGKESYAKCGSSGCHDDLTAKKGEKSLYYVVHAKGELKHTSCLACHSKVVAEKPELKKDLTGCAKSKCHP, encoded by the coding sequence GTGAAAAAAACTCTTGCTCTTACCTGTATGCTGGCCCTGCTTCTTGCCGTGAGCGCCTGGGCCGCGCCTGCCGTGCCTGACAAGCCTGTCGAAGTCAAAGGCTCGCAAAAGACAGTCATGTTCCCCCACGCTCCCCACGAAAAAGTGGAATGCGTGACCTGCCACCACCTGGTGGACGGCAAGGAAAGCTATGCCAAATGCGGCAGCTCCGGCTGCCATGACGATCTGACCGCCAAAAAGGGCGAAAAGAGCCTGTACTACGTCGTTCACGCCAAGGGCGAACTCAAGCATACGAGCTGCCTTGCCTGTCACAGCAAGGTGGTGGCTGAAAAGCCCGAGCTCAAGAAAGACCTTACCGGTTGCGCCAAGTCCAAGTGTCATCCGTAG
- a CDS encoding methylenetetrahydrofolate reductase, translating to MHIGDSIRAAQKPFFSLEFFPPADEANLPAFFETVEQLRPLAPLFASVTYGAGGGKQRNTLAVTAELARRGLNTMAHLTCVGADPESISTYLSELRAAGVDNVLALRGDPPAGEEWDWNSGRFRHASDLVTFARRQQPYMGIGVAAYPAPHPESTSISQDRRHTADKMRSGADFAVTQLFFDAREYADLLEHLRGQGIHTPVIPGILPIQSFASLRRVLALCGANIPGKLYLDLEKADEKGGVEAVREVGLEFAVRQIRFLLDNGAPGVHLYTLNKADMCLRLAQESGLLGPDVNLPAA from the coding sequence ATGCATATCGGAGACAGCATCCGCGCCGCCCAAAAGCCTTTTTTTTCGCTGGAGTTCTTTCCTCCGGCGGATGAGGCCAATCTGCCCGCCTTTTTTGAAACTGTTGAGCAGCTGCGCCCCCTGGCTCCCCTGTTTGCTTCCGTAACTTACGGCGCGGGAGGCGGCAAGCAGCGCAACACACTGGCCGTGACGGCCGAGCTTGCGCGGCGCGGTCTGAACACTATGGCCCACCTGACCTGTGTGGGGGCCGACCCCGAGAGCATCTCGACCTATCTTTCCGAACTGAGGGCCGCTGGTGTGGACAACGTGCTGGCTCTTCGTGGTGACCCGCCCGCCGGAGAAGAGTGGGACTGGAACAGCGGCCGCTTCCGGCACGCATCTGATCTGGTGACGTTTGCCCGTCGGCAGCAGCCCTATATGGGCATTGGCGTGGCGGCTTATCCCGCGCCGCATCCCGAGTCTACTTCCATTTCGCAGGACCGTCGCCATACCGCCGATAAAATGCGCAGCGGCGCTGATTTTGCCGTGACCCAGCTTTTTTTCGATGCCCGCGAATATGCCGACCTGCTGGAGCATCTGCGCGGTCAGGGCATCCACACGCCTGTTATTCCGGGCATTCTGCCCATACAGAGCTTTGCCTCGCTACGGCGGGTGCTTGCGTTGTGCGGGGCCAATATTCCCGGCAAGCTCTACCTTGATCTTGAAAAGGCTGATGAAAAGGGCGGGGTAGAGGCCGTGCGCGAGGTGGGGCTGGAATTTGCCGTGCGCCAGATACGCTTTTTGCTGGATAACGGTGCCCCAGGGGTCCACCTGTACACCCTGAACAAGGCCGACATGTGTTTGCGCCTCGCGCAGGAATCCGGCCTGCTTGGGCCTGATGTGAATCTGCCTGCGGCCTGA
- a CDS encoding desulfoferrodoxin: MPKHLEVYKCTHCGNIVEVLHGGGAELVCCGEPMKHMVEGSTDGAMEKHVPVIEKVDGGYLIKVGSVPHPMEEKHWIEWIELLADGRSYTKFLKPGDAPEAFFAIDASKVTAREYCNLHGHWKAEN; the protein is encoded by the coding sequence ATGCCCAAGCATCTGGAAGTTTATAAGTGTACTCATTGCGGTAATATTGTTGAAGTGCTGCATGGCGGCGGCGCCGAACTCGTGTGCTGTGGCGAGCCGATGAAGCACATGGTTGAAGGCTCCACCGACGGCGCGATGGAAAAGCACGTGCCCGTTATCGAAAAAGTGGACGGCGGCTACCTCATCAAGGTGGGCAGCGTGCCTCATCCCATGGAAGAAAAACACTGGATTGAATGGATCGAACTGCTGGCCGACGGCAGAAGCTACACCAAGTTCCTCAAGCCCGGCGATGCGCCCGAGGCTTTCTTTGCCATTGACGCCTCCAAGGTGACCGCCCGCGAATACTGCAATCTGCACGGGCACTGGAAGGCTGAAAACTAG
- a CDS encoding MFS transporter — MSSSIEKGHGWLLIAVCTSLFCMPFMMAGVNAVLPPIGESLNASVRELGLMGAFYAMGLAVFQLASGSLGDIWGYRRIFILGTIIFGISGALLGFVTSVEFFLGLRLVQGMGGAMFNACGLALLASAAPAEKRPIYLGYSGAAVYAGIACGPPVAGFVAGWLGWRWLFWGNALTSVGVLLLMKYFVKLDWRTAKGRPFDWTGCFIYGLAMTALTFGSSELAAYPVMAGCLLGVFVVLMVIFCIKELRSEFPILDVRMLARNRVFALSSLAAFINYSSFFGILFFFSLYLQFGLGMTVQQAGMFLALQSVVQALTTPVAARLCLRFNPGHVSAVGVGLCGLGLLVSAFLEVDSPIGVLLTAQGLLGVGISLFALPNTTIILESAGPEHVGQASGLTGAVRTAGQLVNMAVITLTLGFFLGDRPAGPDTVDAFMKSMRLDLIVFGVLNLLAVGCVLARNRN; from the coding sequence ATGTCTTCATCCATCGAAAAAGGCCATGGCTGGCTGCTGATTGCGGTTTGTACCTCCCTGTTCTGCATGCCTTTCATGATGGCGGGCGTGAACGCTGTTTTGCCGCCCATTGGCGAAAGCCTCAATGCCAGTGTGCGAGAACTGGGGCTTATGGGCGCTTTTTACGCCATGGGGCTGGCGGTTTTTCAGCTTGCCAGCGGCAGCCTTGGCGATATCTGGGGCTACCGGCGCATTTTTATTCTGGGTACGATTATTTTCGGGATTAGCGGGGCGTTACTGGGCTTTGTCACTTCAGTGGAGTTCTTTCTGGGCCTGCGCCTTGTGCAGGGGATGGGCGGGGCCATGTTCAACGCCTGCGGGCTGGCGCTGCTGGCCTCGGCCGCGCCGGCAGAAAAGCGCCCCATCTACCTTGGCTACAGCGGTGCAGCCGTGTACGCGGGTATCGCCTGCGGCCCGCCCGTAGCTGGTTTTGTGGCAGGCTGGCTTGGCTGGCGCTGGCTTTTCTGGGGCAACGCCCTGACCTCTGTGGGCGTTCTGCTGCTCATGAAATATTTCGTCAAACTGGACTGGCGTACCGCCAAGGGACGGCCCTTTGACTGGACGGGCTGTTTTATCTACGGGCTGGCCATGACGGCACTTACCTTCGGCTCGTCGGAACTGGCGGCATATCCTGTCATGGCGGGCTGTCTGCTGGGCGTTTTTGTGGTGCTTATGGTCATTTTCTGCATCAAGGAGCTGCGCAGCGAGTTTCCCATCCTTGATGTCCGTATGCTGGCCCGCAACAGGGTTTTTGCCCTTTCATCACTGGCGGCCTTCATCAACTACAGCTCATTTTTCGGCATACTTTTTTTCTTCAGCCTCTATCTGCAATTTGGCCTGGGCATGACGGTGCAGCAGGCCGGAATGTTTCTTGCCCTTCAGTCTGTGGTGCAGGCGCTGACTACGCCCGTGGCCGCCCGCCTGTGCCTCAGGTTCAATCCCGGCCATGTGAGCGCCGTGGGGGTGGGGCTGTGCGGCCTGGGGTTGCTGGTTTCGGCCTTTCTTGAGGTGGACTCGCCCATCGGCGTACTGCTGACGGCCCAGGGGTTGCTTGGCGTGGGCATAAGCCTTTTTGCCCTGCCCAATACCACCATCATTCTGGAGAGCGCCGGGCCGGAACACGTGGGACAGGCCTCGGGCCTTACCGGCGCGGTGCGCACGGCCGGGCAGCTTGTGAATATGGCGGTCATTACCCTGACGCTCGGATTTTTTCTCGGCGACAGGCCTGCGGGACCGGACACGGTGGACGCCTTCATGAAGAGCATGCGTCTGGACCTGATTGTTTTTGGTGTGCTCAACCTGCTGGCTGTGGGCTGTGTGCTGGCCCGCAACCGCAATTGA
- a CDS encoding rubredoxin, whose translation MQKYVCNVCGYEYDPAEHDNVPFDQLPDDWCCPVCGVSKDQFSPA comes from the coding sequence ATGCAGAAGTATGTTTGCAATGTCTGTGGCTACGAATATGATCCCGCCGAGCACGACAACGTGCCCTTTGACCAGCTGCCCGACGACTGGTGCTGCCCCGTGTGCGGGGTGAGCAAAGACCAGTTCAGCCCGGCCTAA
- a CDS encoding FprA family A-type flavoprotein, with amino-acid sequence MQPVEIKKDIYWIGYVDYDHRDFHGYSRSPDGSTYNAYLIKDEKNVLMDTVSSGCEGTLLCRMAKVLEPEKVDYIVCNHMELDHAGALEAIVERCKPEKIFVSQAGLKSMAGYFSCKDWPVQAVKSGDSISIGKRTIVFQETRMLHWPDSMVSYIPEERLLISNDIFGQNIASSARFVDDFDDDGEYLRRVKEYYYNIVLPYSPMVLKALPIVEQLDIDMIAPDHGLIHRGEKAVRRIIDLYRTMAEQKPQQRALIFYDTMWQSTESMAYAACSGLEENGVPTRIMSVKSNHHSAIMTELADCGAVLAGSPTHNNTVLPLVAAQLTYMKGLRPLNRVGAAFGSFGWSGEAPRQLHEHLAGMHMVMPVEPVKCNWRPDRDVLKACHDMGKTVAETLKKKCQEG; translated from the coding sequence ATGCAACCTGTTGAAATCAAAAAAGACATCTACTGGATAGGCTATGTAGACTACGACCACCGGGACTTCCACGGCTACTCCCGTTCCCCGGACGGCTCCACCTATAACGCCTACCTCATCAAAGACGAAAAAAATGTCCTTATGGACACGGTATCCTCAGGCTGCGAAGGCACGCTTCTGTGCCGCATGGCCAAGGTTCTGGAACCAGAAAAGGTCGACTATATCGTCTGCAACCATATGGAGCTTGACCACGCGGGCGCCCTTGAAGCCATCGTGGAACGCTGCAAGCCCGAAAAAATTTTCGTGTCGCAGGCGGGCCTCAAGTCCATGGCAGGTTATTTTTCCTGCAAGGACTGGCCCGTGCAGGCCGTCAAAAGCGGCGACAGCATCAGCATAGGCAAGCGCACCATAGTTTTTCAGGAAACGCGCATGCTGCACTGGCCCGACAGCATGGTCTCGTATATTCCTGAAGAAAGGCTGCTCATCAGCAATGACATCTTCGGCCAGAATATCGCCAGCTCCGCGCGTTTTGTAGACGACTTTGATGATGACGGCGAATATCTGCGCCGCGTCAAGGAATACTACTATAATATCGTGCTGCCCTACTCGCCCATGGTGCTCAAGGCCCTGCCCATCGTGGAGCAGCTGGACATCGACATGATTGCCCCCGACCACGGCCTCATTCACCGTGGCGAAAAGGCCGTGCGCCGCATTATCGATCTGTACCGCACCATGGCCGAACAAAAGCCGCAGCAGCGCGCCCTCATTTTTTACGACACCATGTGGCAGTCCACTGAATCCATGGCCTATGCCGCATGCAGCGGGCTGGAAGAAAACGGCGTGCCCACGCGCATCATGTCGGTCAAAAGCAATCACCACAGCGCCATCATGACCGAACTGGCTGACTGCGGCGCGGTGCTGGCCGGTTCGCCCACCCACAACAATACGGTGCTGCCCCTGGTCGCCGCCCAGCTCACCTACATGAAGGGCCTGCGCCCCCTGAACCGCGTAGGGGCCGCCTTCGGCTCGTTCGGCTGGTCCGGCGAAGCGCCCAGGCAGCTGCACGAACACCTGGCAGGCATGCACATGGTCATGCCCGTGGAACCGGTCAAGTGCAACTGGCGGCCCGACCGCGATGTGCTCAAGGCCTGCCACGACATGGGCAAAACTGTGGCCGAAACACTGAAAAAGAAGTGCCAGGAAGGATAG
- the flgM gene encoding flagellar biosynthesis anti-sigma factor FlgM encodes MEIKNTPNSFFDPYATGLEKNAAARSDARARQRAGTAGEEAGQGDTVSVSQDALLMTEARRAAQSAPDVRSEKVETLRIQVANGTYKPDSRLIASSLVREEPGLFRI; translated from the coding sequence ATGGAAATAAAGAATACGCCGAACAGTTTTTTTGATCCTTATGCGACCGGTCTGGAAAAGAACGCCGCGGCCAGAAGCGATGCGCGCGCACGGCAGCGCGCCGGAACCGCCGGCGAAGAAGCCGGGCAGGGAGATACGGTCAGTGTTTCGCAGGATGCCCTGCTCATGACCGAAGCCCGCCGCGCGGCCCAGAGTGCCCCGGATGTGCGCTCCGAAAAGGTTGAAACCCTGCGCATCCAGGTCGCCAACGGAACCTACAAGCCCGACAGCCGCCTTATTGCGTCCAGCCTTGTTCGTGAGGAACCGGGACTGTTCCGCATTTAG
- the cobJ gene encoding precorrin-3B C(17)-methyltransferase: MTQAASLHVVGLGPGDAQCLTPQARAVLAQASCVVGYHLYMDMVPPELLEGKELISTGMRHETERCAAAVDAALAGRPTALVCSGDPGIYAMAGLALEILELRGLADTVPFGVVPGVPAVCAAAALLGAPLTHDFACVSLSDLLTPWETIVKRLTAALEADFVCVIYNPRSRGRPGHLDHALELARRFRAGECPVGLVRQAYRPGQSVSVHRLDAFDAAQVDMLSLLIIGNNESRSVGSYMLTPRGYARKRRL, translated from the coding sequence ATGACGCAAGCCGCCAGTCTTCATGTTGTCGGCCTTGGCCCCGGCGACGCTCAATGCCTCACGCCGCAGGCCCGCGCAGTGCTGGCCCAGGCCAGTTGTGTGGTGGGCTATCACCTGTACATGGATATGGTTCCCCCCGAATTGCTGGAGGGCAAAGAGCTGATAAGCACCGGCATGCGCCACGAAACAGAGCGCTGCGCGGCCGCTGTGGATGCGGCCCTGGCCGGTCGGCCCACGGCCCTTGTCTGCTCGGGCGACCCCGGTATCTACGCCATGGCGGGCCTTGCCCTGGAAATACTTGAACTGCGAGGCCTGGCCGATACGGTCCCCTTTGGTGTGGTTCCGGGCGTTCCCGCGGTATGCGCGGCTGCGGCTCTGCTGGGCGCACCCCTGACGCATGATTTTGCCTGCGTGAGCCTGAGCGATCTGCTGACGCCGTGGGAAACCATTGTTAAAAGGCTTACCGCGGCTCTGGAGGCGGATTTTGTGTGCGTTATCTACAATCCGCGCTCCAGGGGGCGCCCCGGCCATCTGGACCATGCGCTGGAACTGGCCCGCCGTTTTCGCGCGGGGGAATGCCCTGTGGGGCTGGTGCGGCAGGCATACAGGCCTGGACAGAGTGTGAGCGTGCACAGACTGGATGCCTTTGATGCCGCACAGGTGGATATGCTTTCTTTGCTGATTATCGGCAACAATGAAAGCAGATCTGTTGGGTCGTATATGCTTACACCCAGGGGATATGCACGTAAAAGACGTTTATGA
- a CDS encoding phosphodiester glycosidase family protein, translating to MTHRTDLYIAGQPAPAIAADRRDTGTGCARRWPRAAGSFLANCLFICCLATFWQAAEAATVHSPSRPGAHPAIIPAAVTMDASTASIVGTADLSGEPTGNPQPPTPGVAAQTPSAAGVDELGKPAWRQLEPGLDFGEFQLTDSEALLTALRIDPAHFDFILCARSQDGGNLRPLNQWAEQYGLTAAINASMYLPDGITSTGYMRQNGHHNNKRVVQRFGAFFVAGPDSPDLPGAAIVDRDDPQWEQRIGQYRLVIQNYRMTSADRRILWSPGGPHYSISAVAQDGDGRILFLHCRQPVEAYAFAQQLLHLPLNVRTVMYVEGGGQAGLLVRSADWKHELAGLSAAGLLVTGDLRAQLPNVLGAVRKTTAKDESATPPAADTPVDAPASTAPPARSESPDPAEEGQESPAPLPSPEESAGQNAPPQTENH from the coding sequence ATGACGCACAGAACTGACCTTTATATTGCCGGGCAACCTGCGCCCGCCATTGCAGCCGACAGGCGCGACACGGGAACGGGCTGCGCCCGCAGATGGCCCCGCGCCGCAGGCAGTTTCCTGGCAAACTGCCTGTTTATCTGCTGTCTGGCGACCTTTTGGCAGGCAGCCGAGGCAGCCACTGTCCATTCGCCGTCCCGGCCCGGCGCCCACCCCGCCATTATCCCCGCCGCCGTGACAATGGACGCGTCCACCGCTTCCATCGTCGGAACAGCCGACCTTTCCGGCGAACCCACCGGCAATCCCCAGCCCCCCACTCCGGGCGTGGCAGCACAGACACCTTCCGCCGCCGGGGTTGATGAACTGGGCAAGCCCGCGTGGCGGCAGCTGGAACCCGGCCTTGACTTCGGCGAATTTCAACTGACTGACAGCGAAGCCCTGCTGACAGCCCTGCGTATTGATCCGGCCCACTTTGACTTCATCCTCTGCGCCCGCTCGCAGGACGGCGGCAATCTGCGCCCGCTGAACCAGTGGGCCGAGCAGTATGGCCTTACCGCCGCCATCAATGCCAGCATGTACCTGCCGGACGGCATCACAAGCACGGGCTACATGCGCCAGAACGGGCACCACAATAACAAGCGTGTGGTGCAACGCTTCGGCGCTTTTTTCGTGGCCGGACCGGACAGCCCGGATCTGCCGGGAGCCGCCATTGTAGACCGCGATGACCCGCAATGGGAACAGCGCATCGGCCAGTATCGCCTTGTCATACAAAATTACCGCATGACCAGCGCCGACAGGCGCATCCTGTGGTCGCCCGGCGGCCCGCACTACTCCATTTCCGCAGTGGCGCAGGACGGTGATGGACGCATCCTCTTTCTGCACTGCCGCCAGCCTGTGGAGGCCTACGCTTTTGCCCAGCAACTGCTGCATTTGCCCCTTAACGTGCGCACCGTCATGTATGTGGAAGGCGGCGGCCAGGCCGGACTGCTGGTACGCTCAGCCGACTGGAAACATGAGCTTGCGGGGCTGAGCGCCGCCGGGCTGCTGGTCACTGGCGACCTGCGCGCCCAGTTGCCCAACGTACTGGGAGCCGTGCGCAAAACCACCGCAAAAGACGAGTCCGCCACGCCGCCCGCCGCAGACACGCCAGTGGATGCCCCCGCCTCCACGGCCCCGCCCGCCCGTTCAGAAAGCCCTGACCCTGCAGAAGAGGGACAGGAGTCGCCCGCCCCCCTCCCTTCTCCCGAAGAATCTGCCGGGCAGAATGCTCCGCCGCAAACGGAAAACCATTAG